In the Thermodesulfobacteriota bacterium genome, CGTTAAGGCTGTTTACGAGCAGTTGGAGAAATCTTTTGGAGTAGTACCAAATGTGCTTAAGGGAATGGCCAATATCACAGAGCTATTTATGTGCTTTATGCCGCTTCTTGGAGCTACACTTGGACCAAGCAAAGTGGATAATGCAACAAAAGAGCTTGCTATCCTTACTACCACTAAGCTAAACGGCTGCTCTTATTGCACTGCTCATCACACCGGCGCTGGTAAAAGAGCAGGTCTTACAGAGGAGAAAATTGATGCTGTTCCAGATGAGAATAGCCCGGCTCTAGATGATAGAGAAAAAGCTGTGGTTAGATTTTCAAAAGAACTTGCTCAGAATGTTGCCGCAAGTCAGGAATCAATAGATGAGTTAAGGAAGCACTTTGATGATGCTCAAATTGCAGAGTTAAATATCGTCAATGGCACATTTCATATTCTGACCAGGTTTGCTGATACATTCAAAGTAGAGCTTGAAAGATAATAAC is a window encoding:
- a CDS encoding carboxymuconolactone decarboxylase family protein, whose translation is VKAVYEQLEKSFGVVPNVLKGMANITELFMCFMPLLGATLGPSKVDNATKELAILTTTKLNGCSYCTAHHTGAGKRAGLTEEKIDAVPDENSPALDDREKAVVRFSKELAQNVAASQESIDELRKHFDDAQIAELNIVNGTFHILTRFADTFKVELER